The genomic stretch ggtcgaaagtcatgcgtcctccaaaacacaagccaaccaagccacactgcttcttaacacagcgcgcatccaacccggaagccagccgcaccaacgtgtcggaggaaacaccgtgcacctgtcACCTACCTTACTacggagtcgctggtgcgcgatgagacaaggatatccctaccggccaaaccctccctaacccggatgacgctaggccaattgtgcgtcgccccacggacctcccagtcgcggccggctgcaacagagcctgggcgcgaacccagagtctctgttggcacagctagcgctgcgatgcagtgccctagaccactgcgctacCTGGGAGGCCTCATCTCTCACATGTTGTTATCCCCTCAGGCACCAAGATGGCCCTGAAGTTCCTGAGGAAGAAGACGACCAAGCTGAAGTCGTTCCTGAGGGAGTacagcatctctctctacctctccccctgtcccttcATCATTAACATGTTTGGGATCGCCTTCGAGACTGACGACTACTACGTGTTTGCCCAGGAGTATGCCCTGTCCGGGGATCTCTTCGACATCATCCCTCCACAGGTACACAGAGGCAGAAATAAAGGGATGTTTTGTTGTAAACATGAATTGGCTCTTAATAATGTTCAAGGACAGTTTATAACAGCCTTTGTCACATTGTCCGTAATGTTCCAGGTTCCAGTGCGTCATAACACGTTTATAGCGGTTGTTATTACAAACATCTTTGAGGTTTATATTGTTTTCtaacctcctcccctctccatccaggTTGGTCTCCCGGAGACCGTCGCTAAGCGCTGTGTGCACCAGGTTGCCATCGCCCTGGACTACCTTCACTGTAAGAAGTTGGTGCACCGAGACATCAAGCCTGAGAACATCCTCATCTTCGACCGCGAGTGCCGCAAGGTCAAATTGTCCGACTTTGGCATGACACGCCGTGCTGGCTCGCCGGTCAAACGTGTGAGTGGGTCAAATCACATGCAACTTTATTTAAAAAGACAAATGTAGCGAACTGTATGGGTAATAGGGTGTCGTTTGAGATGCAGAAAACACCAAGAATGTCATAAAAGAGACCGGGCCTCATGGGAGCGAACTTAAATAAAGAATGAAATATTCCTCGTCAATAAACAAATActatttcttcctctcctcctaggTGAGCGGTACCATCCCGTACACGGCTCCGGAGCTGTGCGACACGTCTCGCCACGAGGGCTTCTGCGTGGACTACAGCACGGATGTGTGGGCCTTTGGCGTCCTCCTCTTCTGCATGCTGACCGGTAACTTCCCCTGGGAGAAGGCCCTGCCCTCTGACTCCTTCTACCAGGAGTTCACACGCTGGCAGAGGCGCCGCACGGGCACTGTACCCTCGCAGTGGCGCCGCTTCACAGAGCAGGCCCTCCGCATGTTCCGCAGGCTCCTCTCTGTGGAGCAGGACCGACGCTGCTCTGTCAAAGAGGTGTTTGGCTACTTCAGCCACAGCTGGATGCTGGATGGAGACAGCAATGGGAacggaggagggggtggagagagagagcgggagagaggaggaggaggggtgagggtggagggagacagcaacgggaatggaggagggggtggagagagagagcgggagagaggaggaggaggggtgagggtggagggggaagggaggagcaCGTCGTCCTCGTCTGGGGAGGACGATGAAGACATGCTGGTGGAGAGGATGAAACAGCagactctgtctcctctctctcctctgtctcctgtaTCTGTGGGGACAAAGGCAGGGATGATGGAATCAGGTGGAGGACACCATTTTGTGTCTGTTTCCACCACCAGCTCCGTATCCTCTACTAACAGCTATGAACGCATGCCCAGAGACAGCATCAGCAACAACAACCAGCCCTCAGGGCGCATGCTGGTGGCTACACCTATAGAGATCTGTGTCTGAGAGATGTATGTGCGAGACGGGCCTGAGAAGGACTGAAATACTgcgtacagtacacacacacacgtacagacacctacactcatatacacacacatatccatacatgcatacattcggaaagtattcagacccctttactttttccacattttgttacattagagccttattctaaaattgattcaatagtttttttccctcatcaatctacacacaataccccataatgacaaagcaaaaaaactgTTTTGGAAATTTTGGGGAAATGTGTTAAAAACGAAaaaattaaatatcacatttacataattagttagaccctttactcagtactttgttacagcctcgagtcttcttgggtatgacgctacaagcttggcacacctgtatttggagagtttctcccattcttctctgcaggtcctctcaaacgctgtcaggttggatggggagcatcgctgcacagctattttcaggtctccagagatgttcgatcgggttcaagtcctgcattgtcttagctgtgtgcttagggtcgttgtctttttggaaggtgaaccgtcacccCAGTCTGGGGTTCAAAGggcactggagcaggttttcatcaaggatcttctTCATTTTTCATTTGGGCACCACAAATTAGTTTGTTAAAAGTGTGTGGTTGAACTGAAAACTGGGTTAACAAAAAAGTGAGAAGCTGTTCAGAAAATACCTCAAAAGACGTTAACGCAAAAGTGCTAATTTGAGACGTTTTATTTATCTTAGTAACTTGAATCAAGAACTTTAGCTCATTTGGCCAGCAGCCAGTAGGGCAGGTAGACTAACTACCTTGTGTATGGTTaactaaaggacattcagagacctgtcccgaagccactcctgtgttgtcttggctgtgtgcttagggtcgttgtccttttggaaggtgaaccgtcaccccagtctgaggtcctaagggctctggagcaggttttcatcaaggatctttgtactttgctccgttcatctttcccttgatcctgacaaaTCTCCCAGTTTCTGCCGCGtaaaaacattcccacagtatgatgctgcccccatgatgcttcacagtagggatggtgtcaggtttcctccaggtgtgacgcttgacattcaggccaaatagttcaatcttgctttcgtcagatcagagaatcttgtttttcatggtcagagtcctttaggtgcctcttggcaaactggagtggcttccgtctggccactctaccataaaggcctgactgtgctgcagagtgctgcagagatagttgttcatctggaagattctcccatctccacagaggaactctggacctctgtcagagtgaccattgggtttttggtcacctccctgaccaaggcccttcttccccgattgctcattttggccgggggccagctctaggaagagtcttgatgattccaaacttctaccatttaagaatgatggaggccactgtgttcttggggaactttcccagacctgtgcctcgacacaatcctgtcgcggcgctctacggacaatgccttcgacctcatggctttctttttgctctgacatgcactgtcatctgtgggaccttatatagacaggtgtgtgtcattccaaatcatgtccaatcaattgaatttaccccaggtggactccaatcaggttgtagaaacatcaaggatgatcaatggaaacaggatgcatctgagctcaattttgagtctcatgaacacttatgtaaacaggtaaaaacctgttttcgcttcgtcGTTAACGGGTAccgtgtgtagattggtgagggggaaaaatatttaatccattttagaataaggctgtaacgtaacaaaatgtggaaaaagtaaaggggtctgaatactttctgaatgcactgtatacaaatATTCACACACTTTCATACATACTATGTATACTCAGAcacatactatactataactatacattATTAtcatcacacacaaaaaaattgaGAACAGGGTCAAATGCAAGGACatttaatgaatgaatgaatgaacattCTGCCAAATAAAAAGGGATGAACTCAAGACATTCCTGATGATTCCGGTTGGGGTCTTAGTGTAAAATGATTCAGTCAGTGATCCAGTGATCAAGTCATTCTACAGAAATGGCAAATCTTTATAGAGACTGCAAAGACTCAACGAACAACATACTGAACGATCAACCAGCCAACCAACAAACCAAGACTGACAGACAAGACACGgaaagagaggttgaaaaacACATTGTGATCTGAAATGCTGGTATTCAGACAGTATCAGAAGAAAACCAAAATGTATTTCTTAAAGCAATATATTTCCCCCAAAAAGACTGAAGTCGAAGGTGAATTGAGAAAAAAGAGCTTCAGAACTGGCATGGTGGAACCATTTCTGAAAAAGCCAAAAGATGAAGAGATGTTCTTTTGATTAGGGTTTTTAGCTGATAGAAATTCTTTGTAAAATGTTCTTCAATGAAAGAATATCATCAAAATGAACAGCAGTTTTGATGTTTACTGTAATGCGATGTGAACTCTGGTACtaagtatgtatgtgtgtgtgtacagtatgtatgtatgtatgtatgtatgtatgtatgtatgtatgtatgtatgtatgtatgtatgtatgtatgtatgtatgtatgtatgtatgtatcacTGTATGTTCCATGTGTATGGATTGGAAATATGATTAGGTGGATTTTTATTTTGCCTTAAgatttactttatttatttaaatcCTAAATAACCAGATTAGCTTGAGGTGTTTTGTGTTAGACTCATTTTGGTAAAGGTTTTTGGACACTCTAGTGCCAAATCTCTACATGGTCTTCTGCAACACATTTTGAACAGCTGGATCTTGAAAATTGAAAATTACTGTGTGTTTaatagtattttttttttgcatggCGTATTCTCTCTCCAGTTTATGATTTAGATTTAGTCCGATGATGTGCTACACATTAATATTGCATCATTCAAAGCCACCAGATGGAGAAGTGAAAGGCATTAAGTTGGTGATAGTCCCAAGTAGGTGGTTTGTCGATGTAGACAATACCTGtcaacatttcaactaactatccaTCAGGGtcggggtcaattccatttcaattccagtcaattcaggaagtacactgaaattccaattctcttcaatgcttttcatttggaattggaatttggtttactttctgaattgccTGGAATTCAAATAGATAGACCCCAACCTTGCTATCCACTAACCCTAGCCTTaacattaaccttaacccttatcctaacccttattctaaacataaccctaagcGCAaacttagcaagcagttgcttatcaacatagagtttgttgatagtatgaccatctgtagatCATCTATATGGGACGATCCAAATAAAGTGGGACCATTTAGATTCATGTATTTAACTTTATTCTGCCACAGCAAGCCAAGATGACAGATAGCTCTAAATGATTTCCAACACTTTATCCCTGCACCTTAACACACACATATCTACTTCATTTTTACACATTTTAATCAATTTATTTGattcttttttttaatgtattaatGCTGATGAATAGACTATTGtttggattttgataattatttagcattttaaattcaagctgaAAAATACAGTTTAGTACACAGTCACATCTTAAAACAATTGCATGATGAGTAACTAAAACATATCTTTATGAATCATTTTAACTGGCTTTACAAAAAGTTATGTCAAGATTGTTGTAATGTGGAATTTAGCTGTAGCACAATTTCTTGCATTATGTCCTGAAGCAAATATTGGTCTTATTACCTCTTGAGACATCTTAGGGCTCAATACCAGACAAAACAATAATAGTTCATTTTTATTCAATGTTGTGTTTGTatgctgttgatgttgtgttTTCATCTCACCAGTAAGAACTAGGATCTAGAGCTAAGTTACAGAGCCTGGGAATCCTAGATTTTCTAGAATAGTTTAGATACTGTAGTTCTCAAAATAATGCATTTTTGATGAAGTGTGTAGCTTCTAAATTGCCAAGTGTTGAGAAGTTGCAAGGGACATCTGGAGAGGATTTCTCACTTTCTTGCCAAGCAAAACATCACAAGAGTAATGAATTAGTCATTTTAAAGTCAGAaataagatttaaaaaataaaatgtgtgtTGTGATTTCCAGacatatttacataaatatttatGTGCTGGAAaacaattgtaaaaaaaaaaaaaagttcgcTGTCACAAGCTGTAGTATTCTGTTCTTCATAATTGGATGTATGAATGTCATGTAAAAGTCAGTAAAGTTATTTTCCCTCTGTGGTTTGACATCTTCCAACAATGAACTGTTCAATAAGGTTTGCAGCTAGTTGAAGTATTGTTCAATCATGCTCCGGGTAGAAGTTGGCTTCAGGCAGAGATTtaggatcagcttaccctccCCAAATCCTCAACTTATCCATAAGGGTGAAAAAACTCCACTGACCTTTCATCAGTGTCTTGGGCAGTGAGATTACTACACCTTGTGACAACCTATGACCTTACTTCCAGTCCCGATGTGCAGGGCTGGAGTTGTTTCTCTAGAGGCTAGAGGTCACCAAGTCCTGGGGACTCGCTAGGTGTGCAGGCTTTTATTCTAGCCcaacactaacacacctgattaaactaatcattcAAATCTAAGGCTAAAACCTGGGTAGCAGACCATAGCTGTAGCCAATAGATGAGTTAGACAAAGAGGTTTCTGCAAAGCTATCATGATGTAATGTGTTGCAACTTGTGTATTGgagttcctgtctgtctgtagtgacaTATTGATGCGGCATCATGATTTGTGGTGTTTTAGTGAGTAGGGCAACACAGTGCAAGAACTCGTGTCTGAGTATGTCTTTGCAATACAACCGTCTTCCCTGTAAGCTCTGATTTAGTTGACAAAAAAATTAAAACTGTGGTTGGAATGAATGGCGGTGTGAGTTTGTTCCCTGGACTCAGATGTCCCAGTATTCTGCAGGAGATACGGACATGCTCTTCTTACATTTCTAGCCATTACATCAGATCACAACACAGGCCATTTAGCAACTGCAACAGTACCATGTTACAGCATCTCTGCACTAGCAGTGTGTTTGCAATAATATGAAGATTCATGTTCTATGGGAAGTTTAGGAAAATGTCAAGTTTGAACAGTTGGTTGTCTATACTCTATAACTATTAAAATCATGAggccgtcacacacacacaaaaaaagggggtgcaacaaaatgtttattttacagTTACATCTAGCTCTGTTAGCCAGGGGTAAACCCACACAGTACAAAATAACACCTGTAAAATCACCTTAaaataaagagggaaagagaagtgACACTGGCAGCCTTGTCAAATGTTACCCATAACACAACTGACAACTAAATGTATCAAGAACAGGTTTAACCAGTAGACTGTAAAGAAAAGGTTAGTGGCCAACACATCACCTCTGCTGTGATGATCAATATCCTGCTACTGTTAGCATTGCTCCAGTCAATGTGTGATAACATTTCTTAGGTCAAATCAAAAACACAAATCATTTGAATAATTGAGACCCAGCCCTGAGATTTAGACATGAAAACAATATTACAAACCAAACCCATTTTTACAACCATGAAAATAACAATCCAAATTCCCCATCTGGTACAATGCATAAGTTTGATTAAATAAAGCAGCTGTGACAATAAGGAACAGCAGAGCGTTTGGCGCTCATTTAGCAAAGTATGACAAATTTGGGTTCACTGCAATAcatacaaaaaaataaacaaaaacgaCAGATGGCACAATATAACCAGATATGGAGGTAAGAAGAGGttatgtgtagctagctacagtccAATAGCCATACCACTTAGAATGCATGCCCAATACATTGCTTCATTCTAGGTGCTATACTAATGTGGATATtggtacagacacacacgtgTGTGTCTCCTGCTGTGTGAGGAATCCTCTCCCGGGGAGCGGCCTGCTGTAACATTCACCGTCACCACTGTTCGGCCTCCCTGTACAGACTTCACAGGTCTCAGAACAGCACTGCCTCTACGGAAAAGTACACACAGAAACTAACCACCGGCAGCACAACCGACCACAGTGACATCTCTAAATGTAGTCTATCAGACCTGCTTGGTTTACATTCGAGCTGCCCTGGTTAGTGGTGTGGATGTCCAACAGAAAGGCAATGTACTGGACACACACTGATTTGTCTTTGCAACAAAGTCGGTGAAAATGAGTAGGACAATCTAGAGGTCTAGTAGCAGTGATAAGGCTTTAGGAGAGTTCAGCTCAGGGTTCGACTTCAGACAAACAGGCGAATGGAGAAGGTTGAAGATGACCATTCTGACCAAATCAACAGCTACTTGGTAAAGGTTGATGTAAAGCCCAAAATGTGGTCGATGGTTAGAAACTACAGACTGACTGTAGCGCTTCTGCCTATACTTGTTGGAATTCTACAGACAACAGAGGTCATGTAAAATCAAGTCAGTTTACATCATGTGACAGTTGAATGGTCCTAGCATGTGCCCTTGTTCAAACAAATAATGCATGTGTAAAGTATTGTGAGTATTGGCTTGCATTCTCATTGGAAATGTAATTCTAGAAGAGAAATAAATCAATTGTGTctcagtaaaaaaaataaaaatcagaaGAGGAAAGCAGATCAGATGACCGGTAATGAAGGTGTGGACCAATCACTTCAGTCCCAGACAGCTGTGAGATAAATACAGGAATGGTGTCAATGGAATGAAAACAGACGAACAAGTTCTCTCTACTGACGATACCAACAACTATGTGGGGCAGTGCCCGAATTAGATGCTACAGGCCAGGGTGAGTCCGCTTTGGAGATCATACTGCAGCCATGGCAAGTGCCACTCCAAAGTGCTTTCAGCGACTTCCATCCTCTTTAGAGGAAGTACAGTCACAGGATGAATGAACAATACACACAAGCTACAGTTCCCTCAATTCTTCATATCCACTATACAAAATGTGCTGACAAAACAGTGCAAGTAAAATCAGTTGAAATGTACACCTTGCCTACTTCCGCCCACTGTAAATCAGAACTAAAACCGGTATTGTTTTCATCACATAAGAATAAACCTGTCAGTCTCGTAGCAAAGTATGGTCTTTATGAAAACATATCAAGTACCTGTATTGTAATCAGAAATGGTTCTGTAGAGAAACTCGTGGTTGATCTAAATAAGAGACCATTCTGCACTGTCTCCACACAACCCCTATTCGACCATCACTTCCTCTACCAAGTGGAATCTTTAGCA from Oncorhynchus keta strain PuntledgeMale-10-30-2019 chromosome 24, Oket_V2, whole genome shotgun sequence encodes the following:
- the bsk146 gene encoding serine/threonine-protein kinase SBK1, with the translated sequence MSSSPLGSRGNMDILEELQLIAAQNLEMLEINKYYDVIRELGKGTYGKVDLVIHKIRGTKMALKFLRKKTTKLKSFLREYSISLYLSPCPFIINMFGIAFETDDYYVFAQEYALSGDLFDIIPPQVGLPETVAKRCVHQVAIALDYLHCKKLVHRDIKPENILIFDRECRKVKLSDFGMTRRAGSPVKRVSGTIPYTAPELCDTSRHEGFCVDYSTDVWAFGVLLFCMLTGNFPWEKALPSDSFYQEFTRWQRRRTGTVPSQWRRFTEQALRMFRRLLSVEQDRRCSVKEVFGYFSHSWMLDGDSNGNGGGGRSTSSSSGEDDEDMLVERMKQQTLSPLSPLSPVSVGTKAGMMESGGGHHFVSVSTTSSVSSTNSYERMPRDSISNNNQPSGRMLVATPIEICV